A stretch of DNA from Mesomycoplasma lagogenitalium:
TAGGAAGTCCGACTATTCCTGCTTTTAATGACATATTCTCTCCTTTTAATTTAAAAAAATCTTTAGTTCAAACACTAAAGATTTTAAATTATTTATTTTCTTACTCTTTCAGCAACAAATGGTAATAATGCAACAATTCTTGCTCTTTTAATCGCTGTTGATAACAATCTTTGATGTCTTGAACAAGTACCTGTAAGTCTAGAAGGGTGAATTTTCCCGTGATTACTAATAAATTTTTCTAAAACTTCTGTATTTTTGTAATCAATATATTCAATTGATTCTAAACAAAAATAGCATGGTCTTTTCTTAAACTGTTTTTTAACTTTTTTATTAATCATATCTTTCCTTTCTATTAAATGAAACTATCAACATCTCAATCAGCTTCATCTTCGTCATTTAACTCTTGTTTATTTATTTCCGATTTAACATTTAGAGGTTGAACTGTTGAAAATGTTGGTTGACTTTCATTAAAAGTATTAGGTGTTGAATAATTATTGCTATTTTGTCCAAAAGAATTATTTTTTCTTCTTTCTGTAGTTTCTTTTGTTTCTAATAAACTAATATTTTCGGCAGAAACTTCATTAGAAGTAACATTTTGTCCTTGGCTATTAGTGAAACTATTACTTACAAAACTTCCTTCTACAGAAATTCTAGAACCTTTAGCAGCATTTTTTGCAATAAATTCTGCTGTATTTCTTCAAGCAACTACTGGAATAAAATCAGTAATATCGCTTCCGTCGTTTGAAGAATATCTTCTAGAAACGGCAACATTGATTCTTATATAACTAATGTTGGATTTGGTTTTTTGTAATTCAATATTACTTGCAATTCTTCCAATTAAAATAACTTTATTCATAAAACACCTTCTTATTTACTTTCTTCAGTTGATTCTGATTTTTTTACAGTTTTTTGTTTTTTAACAGTTTTTTTAGTTGCTACAGAATCTTCTTTTTTCGATTCTGTTAAAGAGTTTTCAGAATTAGATTGATTTTTCTTAAATGAAGAAAGGGATCTTTTCATTCTTTTTGGTTTAGCTTTACGATTTAACCCTCTTTCTGAATCTAAATTAATAACAAGAGTTCTTCAAATTGTTTTTTGAATATTTGCTTTTCTAACAAACTCTGAAATAACACTTTCTTCAGATTCAACATTTAATAATACATATGTACCAGTTGTTGATTTGTTAATTGGGTAAGCTAAATGTGTTCTTTCTAATTTCTCTGCCTTTTTAACGCCGTCTTTAAACACTTCTTTAGCAAGTTTTGTTGCTAAAGAAAAATCTTCAGTTGGTGCTAAAATTAACATAATTTCATATTTTGCCATTTTGGCTCCTTTCGGTCATCAGGATCTATTTAAGATCAAGGAGTATAGATATTTTAGAAATACTCTTTTGAATTATATATTATTTTTTAAAAAACAAAAATTTATTATTAACATTTTATTTTATATAAAATAAAAGTATAAAAAATCATTTAAATAATAACAGATCTTCTTTTTTTGGAAGATCTGTTATTTTGATATTTATATTATTATTTTTTAATTTTTATTAAAGATTCAACTTTATATGGCGCCAACAGCTCTCTGCCCTTTAACTCTTCTAGTTCCATTAATAAAACGATTTTTTCTACTGTAGCACCTTGAGATTCAACCAAATTAATAATCGCCCTAGTTGTACCACCAGTTGCTAAAACATCATCAATGATAATAGCTTTTTGTCCTGGTTTAATCATTCCTTCTTGAACTTCAAGTATATTTGAACCATATTCTAAATCATATTTCATTGAAATCACTGGTCCTGGTAATTTATTTGGTTTTCTAACCATAATAAACGGTTTTTTAAGCATAGCTGCTACTGGAGTTCCGAACAAAAAACCGCGAGCATCAGGACCAATAATAATATCAGCATCTTTTGACAATTCAGACATTTGATCAATTACACTTCTTAATACATTTCCATCAGCTAATAATGGAGAAATGTCTTTAAAGAGAATTCCCTTTTTAGGAAAATCTTGCACATCTCTTATATATTTAATTAATTCCATAATTAAAAATTATAATACAATTATTGATTTTATTAAAAAACAGCCATAAATAGTTAAATATTGGTTAAAAATTTAAAATATTTTTATTTCAAAAAGAATTTTTTTATTTCACTTTTTTCTTGATTGTTTACAACATTAGTTGATTCTGAAATAATGAATCGATGTTCTTTAATAATTTCTAAAAAACAATTTTCAATATCAGCAATTGAAAAATCTTGATTAAATAAATGTAGTTGAGTTTTTATATTTTTATCAAAGTTTATATGAATAAAACCGTGATACTTTTTATTATTATAAATTAATTTTACAATGTATAAACCAGGAGGTAAATTATGAAATTTTTCTAAGAAAAAAATTTGATTTTTAAAATTTATCCGTATTTTTATTAAAAAATTAGCCACTAAATTTTCATTTATAAAAGAAAAATTTCCAAAAACTAAATTTTCTTTTAAAATCGATGTGCTAATTTTTACATTATTATTTTCTAATAAATCTACAACGACTGTTTCATTGAAATTTAATTTAATTTTTTCCGAATTTAATTCACCATTTTTACCAGCTTTAAAATCTTTGCCGATATAAAATTTTTGTGCCCCCATTAATTTTAAAGAATTTAAAAAATCAATTCCAGACATATTTTTTATTTTTTCATCAAAATTTACAACCAAAATATTATCGATTTTTAAATTGGCTAAAATTTGGATTCGCGAATTAAGATCCATAAATAGCAAGTTATTATTTTTTGGCAACTCTTCTGGGTTTTTAAAAATTAAAATGGTTACTTTTTCATTTTCGGAAATTGCTTTATTTATTAATTTTAAATGCCCCTTATGAATTGCTTCAAATGAACCTAGAATAAATGCTGAATCTTCAATTTTTATTTTATTATCGTTATATAAATAAACGTTAGACACTTTAAATTATTCCTAATTCTTTTAATTTTAATAAAGTCCCTTTTTCTTCTGCGGTTTTAGCAATATCTTTAGCAACAGATAAAATATTTTCTGGAGAATCGCTCATGGCAACTCCATAACCAACTTCTTTAATCATTTCATAGTCATTTGAACTATCTCCAAATGCTATCATTTCATCTAATGAAACATTGATTATATTTCCTAAATTTTCTAATCCTCTAGCTTTATTGCTATTTACAGGACCGACAAAAAATCCTTTTGATCAAGTTGAATTTATTTCTAATTTTAATTTTTTATCTTTTAAAAATTTTCTAGTTTCTTCAATTAATGATTGTGATTCAGTTTTAATAGTAATAATATGAAGACTATCGTTAGAATCTAATTCATTTAGTCATTTAAATTTATCTGTATGATCTCTTAAAAATCAACTATCAAAACTATGTCCTTCTGAGAAAAATCCATATTTGTTTGTCATAACACTATAATCAACATTTTTGCTATCTAAAAAGTCGCTTAACACCATAAAATCTGAATAGAAAATTTTATCTTCGTGAATTATTTCTTTTTTATGACAATCATAAATAAATGTACCATTAGCTCCTAAAAAATAATCAACTTCAATACCATCTAAAAGATTACCGATAGTAACCATTTCTCTTCCTGTACAAATTACAACGGTATATCCATTTTTTTTCAATTCTTTAAACATGTTTTTTATTTCGGGATAAAAATCTTTATCTGCATAAGGCAATAAAGTTCCATCAATGTCAAACGAAACTAATTTATATTTTTTCATTTTTTACTCCTTTAATATTTTTTCTATTTTGTTTCCAAAAAGTTTAGTACTAATTAATTTTTTATTTTCAATTTTTGCAAAACCGACAATTTTTTGATTAAAAATTAATATAGTATTATCAAGATTATCTAATTCAGTATTTAATTTTATTCCTTTTAAAAGTAAAATTAATTCATTTAAATTGATTGATGTTGTTTTTATGTTTTTAATCAAAATTAAAGGATTAATTTCATTTTTATTTAAATCAGCAATTGATAAATTATTTATTTTATGTCTTTCTAATTCGGTCATAATTGCTTCACCATTAAGATAATGAGCAATATCTTGAACTAAACTTCTTATGTAAGTTCCTCTAGAAACTTCAACTTCAAATTTCAATTCTTGTTTTTCAAAATTAAAATCTAAAAAAATAATGCTTTTTATTTCAACTTCTACTTTATTAAGTGAAAAATTTTTTTCACTTCTTGCTAATTGATAAGCTCTTGTTCCATTTATTTTTTTTGCTGAAAATTTCGGAGGTGTTTGTCAGTATTTGCCAGTAAATGCATTGAGTGCACTTTTAACATCTGATAAAGTTACTTTTTGAAAATTAACAATTTTTTCAATTTTCCCTTCAGCATCAAGCGTGTCTGATTTAAAACCGAATTTCATCGTTGTTATATACGATTTAAATTCCTTATCAATATAATTTAATAATTTTGTATCTTCATCAGTAGCTATTAATAATAAGCCAGTAGCCATCGGATCTAATGTTCCTGAATGACCGATTTTTTTAATATTATTTTCTTTTGCAAAAGTTTTTATTTTTTGAAAAGAAGAAACATTTTTTTCTTTGTATAAAAGTTTAATCATAATTATTATATGTAAAAAATAATTTAATTTTTACCTAAAAATCCTTTTGAAATTGGAAAAAAGGGTTAAAAAAGCAAAAACAAAATGTTTTTGCTAGGTAATATTAAAATTATATGGTGCGCAAGAAGGGACTTGAACCCTTACGCCGCAAAGCACTAGAGCCTAAATCTAGCGTGTCTGCCAATTTCACCACTCGCGCATAATGAGGTATGTTTTCAAGGAATCGAACCTTGAATTTCCTAAGAAATTTCCAACAAACATAAATGGTGCCGTCTATAGGAATCGAACCTACGACCTACTGATTACAAGTCAGTTGCTCTGCCTGCTGAGCTAAGACGGCATGGTGGAAGATGAGGGGCTCGAACCCACGACCCTCGCCTTGTAAGGGCGATGCTCTCCCAACTGAGCTAATCTTCCGAAAATGGTGACCCATACGGGACTCGAACCCGTGAATGCATGGATGAAAACCATGTGTGTTAACCGCTTCACCAATGGGCCATGGCGCCGATTGCGGGGATCGAACCTGCGACCAACTGGTTAACAGCCAGCTGCTCTACCGCTGAGCTAAATCGGCACTTTAGCTATATATTAAGCCTATTAATTATATAATATTTTTTTAAATTTCAAAACTATTTTTTATTATTTTATTTATAGGCATTAATCATTATAGCACAATTTAATTATTTTAAAATAAAAAAACTAAATCTTTTAAAATTAAATCATATTAATTTATTTTATACATAGTAAAATTGCTAAATAATTAGCTAAATATTAAAAATGACTTTGAAAATAAAGAAAATAGTTCGCATTTAATTAATACATATAAAAAATATACAATAGTTTATTTAAAATAAAAAAAAATGGAAACCTAAATTTCCATTTTTCAATTGCCAAAATTATTATAATGAACTTAATAATTTCAATACTCTTACATATTGATTAACATATGATGCTTCATTATCATATCAGGTGTAAATTTTGTATAGATTTTTTCCATCAACTGACATAACTTTTGTTAAAGTAGCATCGAAAATTGATCCATGTGTTTCTCCAATTATATCTGATGAAACGATTGGCTCATCATTGTATCCGAATGATTCGCTTTCATTTGCTTTCATTAATGCATTAATTTCTTCAGCAGATGGTTGTTTTTTAAGTTCAACTACTAAATCAACAAATGAACCTGTGATTGTTGGAACTCTTAAAGCAATACCATCCATTTTTCCTTTTAATGATGGAACAACTAGCCCAATAGCTTTTGCTGCTCCTGTTGATGAAGGAACAATGTTAGATGCTGCTGCTCTCGCTCTTCTTAAATCTTTGTGAGGAGCATCTTGTAATCTTTGATCTCCTGTGTAAGCATGAATTGTTGTCATGTATCCACGTTCAATTCCATATTCTTTATCTAAAAAGTGAACAACTGGTGCTAATGCATTTGTTGTACATGATGCTGCAGAAACAATTTTATCTTCTTTTGTTAATGTTTCGTGGTTAACATTGTAAACAACTGTTTTTAAATCCCCTGAAGCTGGTGCTGAAATTAAAACTTTTTTAGCTCCTGCTCTTAAATGTTTTTCAGATCCTTCTTTTGATGTGAAAAATCCTGTTGCTTCAACAACTACATCAATTCCCATTTCTTTTCATGGTAATACTTCTGGATCTCTTTCAGCTAAAATTCTAATTTCTTGTCCGTCAACAACTAAACTTCCATCTTTAACTTCAACTGATCCTTCATATCTTCCATGAGCTGTGTCATATTTTAATAAATGTGCTAATGTAGCAGCATCGGTTAAATCGTTAATAGCAACAACTTGCATTTCATTTTTATGTAATTTTTGAATTGCTCTAAAAACTAATCTACCAATTCTACCAAAACCGTTAATTGCAATTTTTTTCATTTTTTTCCTTTCAAATATATTTAACATACAAATTATATTACTTTAATTATAAAACGAAATAAAAAAAACCATTTTTTAAATTATCTAATTGAAAATAGAAAATTTAAAAAATGGGGCGGATGACGGGGATCGAACCCGCGTATGTCGGAGCCACAACCCGATGCGTTAGCCACTTCGCCACATCCGCCATAACTTTATAATTATACTAAAAAAAATATATATTACAAATTTTTTTATAAATAAAAAGTTAATAACAAAGTTATTAACCTAAATTTTTTATAATTAAAGATTTTAATTTAGCAAAATCAATTTGTTCATGAACATCATTATTTGCTGATACTTCTAAAACTTTTGAATCTTTATCTATAATTAAAAATCCTCTGTTTAATAAAAATATTTTATCAATTAAAAAACCTGATTTTAATCCAAAATCTCTTGTTCTATAATCAGAATAAATTTCCATATTTTCCAAATCGTTTGCGCTTTTTCATTGTGAAATTGCACTAGGAAGATCCATTGAAATTGAAATAAATCTTACATTTGGAAATTCATTTGCTAATTTTGCAATTCCTTTAGTTTGTAAATCACAAACTGAAGTGTTTATTGAAGGAAATGCAGAAATTACTGTTAATTTTTCAAATTTATTTAATTGAACATCTTCAAAATGAATATCTGTTAATGATAATGATATTTTTTCATTTTTACTAATTAGCTCATTTACTAAAGAATATTCTATTCCCTTAAATTTTGTTTTCATAGTTCTCCTTTTTTAATTTTGGTGCTTTTGCAAATGGCGGGAGTTAAAGGAATCGAACCCTTACCAATGGGTTTGGAATCCATTGTACTGCCATTATACTAAACTCCCATAAAACAGTTATTCACTGTTTGATTGTATATTAATATTTTAATGCTTTCTTTTTAGTTTTTTTATTTTTTCCTATAGAACTAATTTTTTTATCAATAAATTTTTCTTTTTTTCTTGTTTTTTTACTTTTAGTTTTTATTTCTTTAAACGATTCTATTTTTTTCAAAACAACACTTGGTTCTGGTGTTAATTTTATATCTCGTCTATTATTTTTAGTATTAGAAATATATTCCGCCAATAAAATGGCTAATTCTTTGTGAGAAAATCTTGCAAAAAGATCGTCTTGAATGTTTGTAT
This window harbors:
- the rpsR gene encoding 30S ribosomal protein S18, translating into MNKKVKKQFKKRPCYFCLESIEYIDYKNTEVLEKFISNHGKIHPSRLTGTCSRHQRLLSTAIKRARIVALLPFVAERVRK
- a CDS encoding single-stranded DNA-binding protein, whose protein sequence is MNKVILIGRIASNIELQKTKSNISYIRINVAVSRRYSSNDGSDITDFIPVVAWRNTAEFIAKNAAKGSRISVEGSFVSNSFTNSQGQNVTSNEVSAENISLLETKETTERRKNNSFGQNSNNYSTPNTFNESQPTFSTVQPLNVKSEINKQELNDEDEADWDVDSFI
- the rpsF gene encoding 30S ribosomal protein S6, coding for MAKYEIMLILAPTEDFSLATKLAKEVFKDGVKKAEKLERTHLAYPINKSTTGTYVLLNVESEESVISEFVRKANIQKTIWRTLVINLDSERGLNRKAKPKRMKRSLSSFKKNQSNSENSLTESKKEDSVATKKTVKKQKTVKKSESTEESK
- a CDS encoding adenine phosphoribosyltransferase produces the protein MELIKYIRDVQDFPKKGILFKDISPLLADGNVLRSVIDQMSELSKDADIIIGPDARGFLFGTPVAAMLKKPFIMVRKPNKLPGPVISMKYDLEYGSNILEVQEGMIKPGQKAIIIDDVLATGGTTRAIINLVESQGATVEKIVLLMELEELKGRELLAPYKVESLIKIKK
- a CDS encoding FAD synthase, encoding MSNVYLYNDNKIKIEDSAFILGSFEAIHKGHLKLINKAISENEKVTILIFKNPEELPKNNNLLFMDLNSRIQILANLKIDNILVVNFDEKIKNMSGIDFLNSLKLMGAQKFYIGKDFKAGKNGELNSEKIKLNFNETVVVDLLENNNVKISTSILKENLVFGNFSFINENLVANFLIKIRINFKNQIFFLEKFHNLPPGLYIVKLIYNNKKYHGFIHINFDKNIKTQLHLFNQDFSIADIENCFLEIIKEHRFIISESTNVVNNQEKSEIKKFFLK
- a CDS encoding YcsE-related riboflavin metabolism phosphatase, with the protein product MKKYKLVSFDIDGTLLPYADKDFYPEIKNMFKELKKNGYTVVICTGREMVTIGNLLDGIEVDYFLGANGTFIYDCHKKEIIHEDKIFYSDFMVLSDFLDSKNVDYSVMTNKYGFFSEGHSFDSWFLRDHTDKFKWLNELDSNDSLHIITIKTESQSLIEETRKFLKDKKLKLEINSTWSKGFFVGPVNSNKARGLENLGNIINVSLDEMIAFGDSSNDYEMIKEVGYGVAMSDSPENILSVAKDIAKTAEEKGTLLKLKELGII
- the truB gene encoding tRNA pseudouridine(55) synthase TruB, which codes for MIKLLYKEKNVSSFQKIKTFAKENNIKKIGHSGTLDPMATGLLLIATDEDTKLLNYIDKEFKSYITTMKFGFKSDTLDAEGKIEKIVNFQKVTLSDVKSALNAFTGKYWQTPPKFSAKKINGTRAYQLARSEKNFSLNKVEVEIKSIIFLDFNFEKQELKFEVEVSRGTYIRSLVQDIAHYLNGEAIMTELERHKINNLSIADLNKNEINPLILIKNIKTTSINLNELILLLKGIKLNTELDNLDNTILIFNQKIVGFAKIENKKLISTKLFGNKIEKILKE
- the gap gene encoding type I glyceraldehyde-3-phosphate dehydrogenase; the encoded protein is MKKIAINGFGRIGRLVFRAIQKLHKNEMQVVAINDLTDAATLAHLLKYDTAHGRYEGSVEVKDGSLVVDGQEIRILAERDPEVLPWKEMGIDVVVEATGFFTSKEGSEKHLRAGAKKVLISAPASGDLKTVVYNVNHETLTKEDKIVSAASCTTNALAPVVHFLDKEYGIERGYMTTIHAYTGDQRLQDAPHKDLRRARAAASNIVPSSTGAAKAIGLVVPSLKGKMDGIALRVPTITGSFVDLVVELKKQPSAEEINALMKANESESFGYNDEPIVSSDIIGETHGSIFDATLTKVMSVDGKNLYKIYTWYDNEASYVNQYVRVLKLLSSL
- a CDS encoding redoxin domain-containing protein, whose amino-acid sequence is MKTKFKGIEYSLVNELISKNEKISLSLTDIHFEDVQLNKFEKLTVISAFPSINTSVCDLQTKGIAKLANEFPNVRFISISMDLPSAISQWKSANDLENMEIYSDYRTRDFGLKSGFLIDKIFLLNRGFLIIDKDSKVLEVSANNDVHEQIDFAKLKSLIIKNLG